A genome region from Clostridium sp. JN-9 includes the following:
- the dhaM gene encoding dihydroxyacetone kinase phosphoryl donor subunit DhaM, producing MVGIVIVSHSIKVAEGVKDLAGQMAGNAPIAAVGGTSDGRLGTDADKITKAIESVYSEDGVLVIFDLGSAYMNAQMAIEFLPDNMQGKVEIADAALVEGAITAAVESSIGKNIQEIKEAIKAMCLHKMP from the coding sequence ATGGTAGGAATAGTAATAGTATCTCACAGCATAAAAGTTGCAGAGGGAGTTAAAGATCTGGCAGGGCAGATGGCTGGAAATGCGCCAATAGCAGCAGTTGGAGGTACTTCAGACGGCAGGCTTGGAACTGATGCTGATAAAATCACAAAAGCAATAGAAAGTGTTTATTCGGAAGATGGTGTATTAGTGATATTTGATTTGGGCAGTGCTTATATGAATGCCCAAATGGCAATTGAATTTCTTCCGGATAATATGCAGGGTAAAGTTGAAATTGCAGATGCAGCTCTTGTGGAAGGAGCAATAACAGCTGCTGTGGAAAGCAGCATTGGTAAAAATATTCAGGAAATAAAGGAAGCTATTAAAGCAATGTGTCTTCATAAAATGCCATAG
- the dhaL gene encoding dihydroxyacetone kinase subunit DhaL, with protein MSLTGTQVIQILNKIGDALDENKQYLSELDAAIGDGDHGINMSKGFNAVKEKIKDDNGENIGNTLKKTGMALVSNVGGASGPLYGTAFMKAGAEVNGKSSIDISDFMKIMEAALAGIKMRGKAVKGEKTMIDAIEPAIDAGRSALDQGLSALDTLEKMQESALKGVEYTKTIIATKGRASYLGERSIGHQDAGATSSYIILNTIYEEVKNFS; from the coding sequence ATGAGTTTGACAGGCACACAGGTTATTCAAATATTGAACAAAATAGGAGATGCACTTGATGAAAATAAACAATATTTAAGTGAATTGGATGCAGCTATTGGTGATGGCGACCATGGCATTAATATGAGCAAAGGCTTTAATGCAGTAAAGGAAAAAATAAAGGATGATAATGGAGAAAACATTGGTAATACTTTAAAAAAGACCGGAATGGCATTAGTATCCAATGTGGGCGGTGCTTCAGGACCCTTATATGGTACTGCATTTATGAAAGCAGGGGCGGAGGTAAATGGTAAAAGCTCCATAGACATTTCTGATTTTATGAAAATCATGGAAGCTGCACTTGCAGGAATAAAGATGAGAGGAAAAGCTGTAAAGGGCGAAAAAACCATGATAGATGCCATTGAACCGGCAATTGATGCTGGAAGATCTGCATTGGATCAGGGATTAAGTGCTTTAGACACACTTGAAAAAATGCAGGAATCTGCTCTTAAGGGAGTTGAATATACAAAGACTATCATTGCTACAAAAGGAAGAGCCAGTTATTTAGGTGAAAGAAGTATTGGTCACCAGGATGCAGGAGCCACCTCCAGCTATATTATTTTAAACACTATATACGAAGAAGTAAAGAATTTCTCATAG
- the dhaK gene encoding dihydroxyacetone kinase subunit DhaK has protein sequence MKKVINNAENVVSEMLEGIVMAHPDYVRKLDNADVLVRKSSPVKGKVALVSGGGSGHEPAHGGYVGKGMLDGAVAGAVFTSPTPDQIYEAIKAVDGGAGVLLVVKNYTGDVMNFDMAKEMAEMDGIKVESVVVNDDVAVENSTFTAGRRGIAGTILVHKIAGAKAETGASLQEVKAVAEKVIKNVRSMGMALSSCIVPAAGKPNFTLAEDEMEIGIGIHGEPGTHREKIKSADGIVDELVEKILKDMPLEAGSEAAVIVNGLASTPLMELYIANRRLHQILNEKGIKIYKSMVGEYMTSLEMAGFSVTILKLDDELKKLLDSPADTPALKVL, from the coding sequence ATGAAAAAAGTAATTAACAATGCGGAAAATGTTGTTTCTGAAATGCTTGAAGGGATCGTAATGGCACATCCTGATTATGTAAGAAAATTAGACAATGCAGATGTTTTAGTTCGTAAAAGTTCTCCTGTAAAAGGAAAGGTTGCCCTTGTCAGCGGAGGAGGAAGCGGACATGAACCTGCACATGGAGGATATGTTGGAAAAGGTATGCTGGATGGAGCTGTGGCAGGAGCCGTATTTACATCACCAACACCAGATCAGATTTATGAAGCAATTAAAGCTGTAGACGGTGGAGCTGGAGTTCTTTTGGTAGTTAAAAACTATACAGGCGATGTAATGAACTTTGATATGGCAAAAGAAATGGCTGAAATGGATGGAATAAAGGTTGAATCTGTAGTTGTCAATGATGATGTTGCCGTTGAGAACAGTACATTTACAGCAGGAAGAAGGGGAATAGCAGGCACAATTTTAGTACACAAAATTGCAGGAGCTAAAGCTGAAACTGGTGCAAGCTTACAAGAAGTAAAGGCTGTAGCAGAAAAGGTAATAAAAAATGTAAGAAGTATGGGAATGGCATTAAGCTCATGTATAGTACCTGCAGCTGGAAAACCTAATTTCACACTGGCAGAGGATGAAATGGAAATAGGCATAGGAATTCATGGTGAGCCAGGCACCCATAGGGAAAAAATTAAGTCAGCAGATGGGATAGTTGATGAACTTGTTGAAAAGATACTTAAAGATATGCCTTTGGAAGCTGGCAGTGAAGCAGCTGTAATAGTAAATGGATTAGCTTCAACTCCTTTAATGGAATTATATATAGCAAATAGAAGATTACATCAGATTCTAAATGAAAAAGGAATAAAGATTTATAAGAGCATGGTTGGAGAATATATGACATCACTTGAAATGGCAGGATTTTCAGTGACAATTTTAAAACTTGATGATGAACTCAAGAAATTATTAGACTCTCCTGCAGACACACCAGCATTAAAAGTATTGTAA
- a CDS encoding sigma 54-interacting transcriptional regulator: protein MNILKKNVMVENKNGLHATVIAMVVHKAAELQKKYDVELFMIYKHKKILLTSIMPLILLKVKNNEEVTIESVGQNEHEPLQQMCDYIEKDLNNIDIRAIDQVDSMINSNAVTWETIFNSTENGIIVTDEHNFVTMINISASKIIGLDPCEIIGKKIKNTMPALNLDAITEKKQSQFDKLIIDKSTVIVNKTPIMVEGKCLGAVAVFQDISRLENLLGELKGVKELKEKLQLILESVEDGICVLDNLGEITYVNNSYCEILNINKSDILGKNIQTVSPNGSRIKVLKTGEKLIGVISHKQNGVSIVANVNPIIVDGEITGVVSTVKNLSEVKMLSEKLNKMSAKAEYLEEELYRAKRPEKAFAKFKGKSGKVKDALAIAYKAAKSNATVLIRGESGTGKELIAEGIHYNSQNANGPFVRVNCAAIPQQLLESELFGHEKGAFTGAIKKKLGKFELANNGTIFLDEIGEMEKSMQAKILRVLQDKEFQRVGGEETIKVNVRIIAATNRNLEEMLTKGEFREDLYYRLNVIPIFLPSLRERKEDITVLLEYFLKKIGEENNKNIMSITPRATNVLINYSWPGNVRELENVAERIITLCDGENIDIKDLPLYIREEYLENNGKNKNHSSNSITEFIDKEKILPLKEYEKIIIDKALKQYGSYNAAGKALGINHKTVAAKAREFGIKE from the coding sequence GTGAACATTTTGAAAAAAAATGTAATGGTGGAAAACAAAAATGGTCTGCATGCCACAGTTATTGCAATGGTGGTACATAAAGCTGCAGAGCTGCAAAAGAAATATGACGTTGAGTTATTTATGATTTATAAACATAAGAAAATACTGCTAACCAGCATAATGCCATTAATTCTATTAAAAGTAAAAAATAATGAGGAAGTTACCATTGAATCGGTTGGACAAAATGAACATGAACCATTACAGCAAATGTGTGATTATATTGAGAAGGATTTAAATAACATTGACATAAGAGCTATTGATCAGGTAGACAGCATGATAAACAGCAATGCTGTTACCTGGGAAACTATATTTAACAGTACTGAAAATGGGATAATAGTAACAGATGAACATAATTTTGTTACAATGATAAACATATCTGCTTCTAAAATAATAGGATTAGATCCATGTGAAATAATTGGGAAAAAAATTAAGAATACAATGCCTGCACTAAATCTTGATGCCATAACAGAAAAAAAACAGTCTCAATTTGACAAACTTATTATAGATAAATCTACTGTTATAGTAAATAAAACTCCCATAATGGTGGAAGGAAAATGTCTGGGGGCTGTAGCAGTTTTTCAGGACATTTCAAGGCTTGAGAACCTCCTTGGAGAATTAAAAGGAGTAAAAGAACTTAAAGAAAAGCTTCAGCTTATTTTGGAATCAGTTGAAGATGGTATATGTGTTCTGGACAATTTAGGTGAAATAACTTATGTAAATAATTCTTATTGTGAAATCTTAAATATCAATAAAAGTGATATATTAGGGAAAAATATACAGACGGTGTCACCCAATGGATCAAGGATAAAAGTGTTAAAAACAGGCGAAAAGCTTATTGGAGTTATAAGTCATAAGCAAAATGGGGTTAGTATAGTGGCAAATGTAAATCCAATAATTGTTGATGGCGAAATTACAGGTGTAGTTTCCACTGTTAAAAACTTATCTGAAGTTAAAATGCTTTCTGAAAAATTAAATAAGATGTCTGCTAAAGCTGAATATCTTGAAGAGGAATTATACAGAGCAAAAAGACCTGAGAAAGCCTTTGCAAAATTTAAGGGAAAGAGCGGAAAAGTAAAGGATGCCCTTGCTATAGCATATAAGGCTGCAAAGTCAAATGCTACTGTTCTTATAAGAGGAGAAAGCGGTACAGGCAAAGAGCTTATTGCAGAGGGTATACATTATAACAGCCAGAATGCAAATGGACCTTTTGTAAGAGTGAATTGTGCTGCAATACCTCAGCAGTTACTTGAAAGTGAATTATTTGGACATGAAAAAGGTGCTTTTACAGGAGCAATTAAGAAAAAACTTGGAAAATTTGAACTGGCCAATAATGGAACAATCTTCTTAGATGAAATAGGGGAAATGGAAAAAAGCATGCAGGCCAAAATATTAAGAGTTCTTCAGGATAAAGAATTTCAAAGGGTTGGAGGAGAAGAAACCATAAAGGTAAATGTGAGAATAATTGCTGCAACCAATAGAAACTTGGAAGAAATGCTGACAAAAGGAGAATTCAGGGAAGATTTGTACTATAGATTAAATGTAATACCAATATTTCTGCCTTCTTTAAGAGAAAGAAAAGAAGATATAACAGTATTACTTGAATATTTTTTAAAGAAAATTGGAGAAGAAAATAATAAAAATATTATGAGTATTACTCCAAGAGCTACAAATGTGCTGATAAATTACAGCTGGCCAGGAAATGTAAGAGAACTTGAAAATGTGGCAGAAAGAATTATAACATTGTGTGATGGTGAAAACATTGATATTAAGGATCTTCCTTTGTACATAAGAGAGGAATATCTTGAGAACAATGGTAAAAATAAAAACCACAGCTCTAATTCAATTACTGAATTTATTGATAAAGAAAAAATACTTCCATTAAAGGAATATGAAAAAATTATCATAGATAAGGCTTTAAAGCAGTATGGAAGCTATAATGCAGCTGGCAAAGCATTAGGAATTAATCATAAAACAGTGGCAGCAAAAGCCAGAGAGTTTGGAATAAAAGAATAA
- a CDS encoding DNA topoisomerase IV subunit A — protein sequence MATKKNNIPIDKNIIQVPLEEAMPDNYLPYAVEVAKERALPDVRDGLKPVHRRIIYGAYMLKALPDKPYYKSARIVGDILGKYHPHGDASVYDAMVILAQNFTTRMPLIDGHGNWGSIDGDSAAAMRYTEARLTPIALELIKDIEKDVVNMVDNYSGSEKEPEVLPCRYPNILVNGAFGIAVGLATNIPPHNLKEVVDAEVALIDNKDISTSELMKYIKGPDLPTGGIIIGKNSLLSAYETGEGKVTLRAKASIEKLENGKLGIVITEFPYRRNKARLLQTISEMTVDKKHAKILEPISDIRDESDRTGIRAVIEFKKSVDFSGAERVLKYLYKKTDLQCNLSFNMVALSHGKPETMGLKTILKCYLEHQKDVVYRRTKRELDICKKRFEIVQGFIKAIGIMDEIIALIRASKSKKDAQNNLMEKYLFSDIQAEAILELMLYRLTGLEIKAFEKEYKDLEKEIKRLSKILESEKELLKVIKKEMLEVSEKYGDERRTKIVENDEEAKIDVEELIVEEDIMITMSNDGFTKRVPLKSYNRSNTDISDIDYREGDFNRFLLQSNTKDTMIIFTDIGNMYQIRALNIPEYKWKDKGEKVDTFIKGLDLNKEKIVAVYTIPSFIHQLDFIFITDKGYIKKTGLDKYSTNYTKIMALKLKDNEKLISVNLVPKERQEEFIYIETKLGLSFTIEEPCLESLDRNIMGTEMFTVSNMDSIVNAEFRNEGEFKRFIINVDKNGIVKNLQNKTTRGISLQIDYCTKIMIFTENGTVSAINGFIFQDIGSQGIDINLLINNNPKNKIISIFTVEDWEEKAYVYFFTKRGMVKKTNLAEFKNINLNTSAYKNKYENDSLINVQPALEKDHSSILLITKKAMVIRFNEDNVNPMGKIASGVTGISLKEDDEVIFAELINDTAKENKIVLKSRHNNEKTISISEIKIQNRAGRGNSAMLIVMDDYIVKIKMMR from the coding sequence ATGGCTACTAAAAAAAATAACATTCCTATTGATAAAAATATAATACAAGTACCACTGGAAGAAGCAATGCCTGACAACTACCTTCCATATGCAGTTGAGGTAGCTAAAGAGAGGGCGCTGCCTGATGTAAGAGATGGACTTAAACCAGTACATAGAAGAATTATATATGGAGCATATATGCTAAAGGCTCTTCCAGATAAGCCATATTACAAATCAGCCAGAATTGTAGGAGATATTTTAGGTAAATATCATCCTCACGGCGATGCTTCAGTATATGATGCCATGGTAATATTGGCTCAGAATTTTACAACCAGAATGCCTCTTATAGATGGGCATGGTAACTGGGGAAGCATAGATGGAGACAGTGCAGCTGCCATGCGTTATACTGAGGCCAGATTAACTCCTATAGCCCTGGAATTAATTAAGGATATAGAAAAAGATGTAGTCAATATGGTGGATAACTATTCTGGTTCTGAAAAGGAACCTGAGGTACTTCCATGCAGATATCCAAACATTTTAGTAAATGGTGCATTTGGAATTGCAGTAGGGCTTGCCACAAATATACCTCCCCATAACTTAAAAGAGGTTGTTGATGCTGAAGTTGCCTTAATAGATAATAAAGATATATCAACTTCTGAACTAATGAAGTATATTAAGGGGCCTGATCTGCCTACAGGTGGAATTATTATAGGTAAAAACTCTCTTCTTTCTGCATATGAAACAGGAGAAGGCAAAGTTACTTTAAGGGCAAAGGCTTCCATTGAAAAATTAGAAAATGGGAAACTGGGTATAGTAATTACCGAATTTCCATATAGGAGAAATAAGGCAAGGCTGCTTCAAACCATATCTGAAATGACTGTGGATAAAAAACATGCAAAAATATTAGAGCCCATAAGTGATATAAGAGATGAATCAGACAGAACTGGAATAAGAGCAGTAATTGAATTTAAGAAATCAGTAGACTTCAGCGGAGCGGAAAGGGTATTAAAATATTTATACAAAAAAACAGATTTGCAATGTAATTTATCCTTTAATATGGTAGCTCTTTCACATGGCAAACCGGAAACTATGGGACTTAAGACAATTTTAAAGTGCTATCTGGAACATCAAAAGGATGTAGTCTATAGAAGAACTAAAAGAGAACTGGATATTTGTAAAAAAAGATTTGAAATTGTTCAGGGATTTATAAAAGCTATAGGTATAATGGATGAAATAATAGCATTAATAAGAGCTTCCAAATCGAAAAAAGATGCTCAGAATAATTTAATGGAAAAGTATTTATTTAGTGATATTCAGGCAGAAGCTATATTGGAGCTTATGCTTTACAGGCTTACAGGCCTTGAAATAAAAGCTTTTGAAAAAGAATACAAAGATCTGGAAAAGGAAATAAAAAGGCTCAGTAAAATACTTGAAAGCGAAAAGGAGCTTCTTAAGGTAATTAAAAAGGAAATGCTTGAAGTAAGTGAAAAGTATGGAGATGAAAGAAGAACAAAAATAGTTGAAAATGATGAAGAGGCAAAAATAGATGTTGAGGAATTAATTGTGGAAGAAGATATAATGATAACCATGTCTAATGATGGCTTTACTAAAAGGGTGCCTTTAAAATCATACAACCGCTCAAATACGGATATATCAGATATTGATTACAGGGAAGGAGATTTTAACAGATTCCTTCTGCAGTCTAATACTAAAGATACCATGATTATATTTACTGATATAGGAAATATGTATCAGATAAGGGCTTTGAATATTCCTGAATATAAATGGAAGGATAAAGGAGAAAAAGTAGATACATTCATAAAAGGACTTGACTTAAATAAAGAAAAGATAGTTGCAGTATACACTATACCAAGTTTTATTCATCAGCTGGACTTTATTTTTATAACTGACAAAGGATATATTAAAAAGACAGGCTTAGATAAATACAGCACTAATTATACTAAAATTATGGCTTTAAAGCTAAAAGACAATGAAAAGCTTATTAGCGTAAACCTGGTGCCAAAAGAAAGACAAGAGGAATTTATATATATTGAAACTAAATTAGGGCTGAGCTTTACCATAGAAGAGCCATGTTTAGAAAGCCTTGATAGAAACATTATGGGAACTGAAATGTTTACAGTTTCTAATATGGATTCTATTGTAAATGCTGAATTCAGAAATGAAGGTGAATTTAAAAGATTCATTATTAATGTAGACAAAAATGGTATTGTAAAAAATCTGCAAAATAAAACTACAAGAGGAATATCTCTTCAAATAGATTATTGTACTAAGATTATGATTTTTACTGAAAATGGAACAGTATCTGCCATAAATGGATTTATATTTCAAGATATTGGAAGCCAGGGCATTGACATAAATCTGCTTATAAACAATAACCCTAAAAACAAAATTATCAGCATTTTTACTGTGGAAGATTGGGAAGAAAAAGCTTATGTATACTTTTTTACAAAAAGAGGTATGGTGAAGAAGACAAACTTAGCTGAATTCAAAAATATTAATTTAAATACATCAGCATATAAGAATAAATATGAAAATGATTCATTGATAAATGTACAGCCTGCGTTAGAGAAGGATCACAGCAGTATACTTTTAATAACTAAAAAAGCTATGGTAATAAGATTTAATGAGGACAATGTAAACCCAATGGGCAAAATTGCTTCAGGAGTAACTGGAATAAGTCTTAAGGAAGATGATGAAGTAATATTTGCAGAATTAATTAATGATACTGCTAAAGAAAATAAAATTGTGTTAAAATCAAGACATAACAATGAAAAAACAATTTCAATATCAGAAATAAAAATTCAAAACAGAGCTGGAAGGGGAAATAGTGCAATGCTCATTGTTATGGATGACTACATTGTAAAAATCAAAATGATGAGGTGA
- a CDS encoding EamA family transporter → MSGNIKVIISMVIWGSIGIFVKNLNLPSVQIAFLRAAISSIFLLLGKLIYDKLKGNKHHTTAKKSIVISIISGMVMSFNWLFLFQSYKYTSISVATLSYYMAPVFVILLSPFVLKEKITISSILSVIMAMAGLVLIINPETLKSTMGNSEIKGVIFALMAAALYASVVLMNKFNTKIDGLDKTVIQMISAAIILLPFISLKDIAGIHGSYNWIIIIIIALVHTALAYFLYFSSIPQISAQRVSILSYIDPISAVIFGMIFFSERLSFIQCIGGILILVSAFLVELISKVSKDKLKSQI, encoded by the coding sequence ATGAGTGGGAATATAAAGGTAATCATATCAATGGTAATATGGGGCAGTATAGGAATCTTTGTTAAAAACTTAAATCTACCTTCTGTTCAGATTGCATTTTTAAGGGCAGCAATAAGCAGTATTTTTTTACTATTAGGAAAATTAATATATGATAAATTGAAAGGAAATAAACATCACACCACAGCTAAAAAGTCAATTGTCATTTCCATTATTTCAGGAATGGTTATGTCATTTAACTGGCTTTTTCTTTTCCAATCCTATAAATATACATCAATTTCAGTGGCTACGCTTAGTTATTATATGGCTCCTGTATTTGTAATTCTGCTGTCGCCATTTGTACTTAAAGAAAAAATCACTATTTCATCAATACTATCAGTTATTATGGCAATGGCAGGACTGGTGCTGATAATAAATCCAGAAACACTAAAAAGCACTATGGGTAATAGTGAAATAAAGGGAGTTATTTTTGCTTTAATGGCAGCGGCCTTATATGCATCTGTTGTATTAATGAATAAATTTAATACTAAAATTGACGGCCTGGACAAAACAGTAATACAGATGATTTCGGCAGCAATAATATTACTGCCCTTTATATCTTTAAAGGATATTGCGGGTATTCATGGCAGCTATAATTGGATAATTATAATAATAATAGCGCTTGTTCATACTGCATTGGCATACTTCTTATATTTTTCCAGTATACCGCAGATTTCTGCACAGAGAGTATCTATATTAAGTTACATTGATCCTATTTCAGCAGTTATCTTTGGAATGATATTTTTCAGCGAAAGGTTATCATTTATTCAGTGTATTGGAGGAATATTAATTTTAGTATCAGCATTTTTGGTAGAGTTAATTTCCAAAGTCAGCAAAGATAAGTTAAAAAGTCAGATTTAA
- a CDS encoding retropepsin-like aspartic protease, giving the protein MEKLSVKHGLLCTSIEIVHEGKRIKIYDVIVDTGAFHTILPPDIIDEMEISFADDDELIQSYGLGGGICSSVRKRIDEFSCGDMTIKDMKIDFGEIDPEERINGLLGLDFLQQAGIIIDLKKLVMYRK; this is encoded by the coding sequence ATGGAGAAACTATCAGTAAAGCATGGATTATTATGCACATCAATAGAAATAGTACATGAAGGAAAACGTATAAAAATATATGATGTTATTGTTGATACCGGAGCTTTTCATACAATTTTGCCACCAGACATAATAGATGAGATGGAAATTAGCTTCGCAGATGATGATGAATTAATACAATCCTATGGTTTAGGTGGTGGAATATGCTCTTCTGTTAGAAAACGAATAGACGAATTTAGCTGTGGTGATATGACAATAAAAGATATGAAAATTGATTTTGGTGAGATTGATCCTGAGGAACGAATAAATGGGCTTTTAGGATTAGATTTTCTACAACAGGCAGGGATAATTATAGATTTAAAAAAGTTGGTCATGTATAGAAAATAG
- the mscL gene encoding large-conductance mechanosensitive channel protein MscL, producing MFKEFKEFALKGNVIDLAVGIIIGGAFNNIVSSLVKDIIMPIVSVFLGVVNFTDLSVSIPSISGEKSSILTYGSFIQSVVNFVIISFSVFIMVKFINKLKRLKSTQEEEIMEEKLSREQQLLTEIRDLLKAKIKD from the coding sequence ATGTTTAAAGAATTTAAGGAATTTGCTTTAAAAGGAAATGTAATTGACTTGGCAGTTGGTATTATCATAGGGGGTGCTTTTAACAATATAGTATCCTCATTAGTTAAAGATATTATCATGCCTATAGTAAGCGTATTTTTAGGAGTGGTAAATTTCACCGATTTAAGTGTATCCATTCCATCAATATCCGGTGAGAAGTCATCTATTCTTACATATGGTTCATTTATTCAGTCTGTGGTAAACTTTGTGATTATTTCATTTTCAGTATTTATAATGGTTAAATTTATTAATAAATTAAAAAGACTAAAATCAACACAGGAAGAAGAAATTATGGAAGAAAAATTATCAAGGGAACAGCAGCTTTTAACAGAAATAAGAGACCTGCTTAAAGCAAAGATTAAAGATTAA
- a CDS encoding IS3 family transposase, with amino-acid sequence MKKKELSIDDRFQVARHYIRQGYKITLVLKYAGLSRSTYYYHVSSENKVKVKPENVGRPIVGYSITTSGKKICDEEIKDNIMELIQGDAFFYGYHKITHDLMKEYNLIINHKKVYRLCKELNILKKQRVIKPHVKSSISVNRIVKKSNELWEADIKYGYIIGEDKFFFVLSVIDVFDRSIIDYYMGYRCTGSDAASLIRRCLIRRDLLDSEGKPVIRTDNGPQFISNIFEESCKDINIYHERIPSRTPNKNAHIESFHRIFEDECIGIYEFDSYKDAYAEVARFMKRYNTRRLHSSLKYKTPNEFYIQNMGKEIESMAIHL; translated from the coding sequence ATTAAAAAAAAAGAGCTTTCTATAGATGATAGATTTCAGGTAGCCAGGCATTATATAAGGCAAGGTTATAAAATAACGTTAGTGCTGAAATACGCTGGTTTAAGCCGATCTACATATTACTATCATGTCTCAAGTGAAAATAAAGTTAAGGTGAAGCCAGAGAATGTTGGAAGACCTATTGTAGGATATTCTATTACAACAAGTGGTAAAAAGATATGTGATGAAGAGATTAAAGACAACATTATGGAGCTAATCCAAGGTGATGCTTTCTTCTATGGCTATCATAAAATTACCCACGATTTGATGAAAGAATACAACCTGATTATTAATCACAAGAAGGTGTACAGGCTGTGTAAAGAACTCAATATACTCAAGAAACAAAGAGTTATCAAGCCTCATGTTAAAAGCTCAATATCAGTCAATAGGATAGTTAAAAAGTCAAACGAACTCTGGGAGGCAGACATCAAATATGGTTATATTATTGGTGAAGATAAGTTTTTCTTTGTATTGTCAGTAATAGATGTTTTTGATAGATCCATAATCGATTATTACATGGGCTATAGATGTACAGGCTCAGATGCAGCAAGCTTAATAAGACGCTGCCTGATTAGGAGAGATCTGCTTGACAGTGAAGGCAAGCCAGTCATTAGGACTGATAATGGCCCACAGTTTATCAGTAATATATTTGAAGAAAGCTGTAAAGATATAAACATTTATCATGAAAGGATTCCGAGCAGAACTCCCAATAAAAATGCTCATATTGAGTCTTTCCACAGGATCTTTGAAGATGAATGCATAGGTATATATGAATTTGATAGTTACAAGGATGCATATGCAGAAGTAGCAAGGTTTATGAAAAGATACAACACTAGGAGGCTTCACTCAAGCCTTAAATACAAAACTCCAAATGAGTTTTATATACAGAATATGGGGAAAGAAATTGAAAGTATGGCAATTCATTTATAG